A window from Streptomyces sp. NBC_00335 encodes these proteins:
- a CDS encoding S8 family peptidase, giving the protein MRPISRTALGAAIAAVLAVTAVGPSTAQPSDGASGAGTGTEKRALTGSEAASRQPTAPVTVTLVTGDRILVSTDAAGRTAATAMPREDGSQPIVQTRQAGKDLYVYPESAIKALAAGKADEELFNVTALIRQGYDDVHAKKLPLIAVYEASAGLARSAPPVPAGAEQSLVLGSIGGVALAADKEKAADFWADVTGANVNPHARSAAAPRLKKLWLDGKVQANLERSTKQVSATAAWAAGFDGTGTKVAVLDTGTDLEHPDLKGRVAEAKNFTDSDTAEDRQGHGTHTISTVGGSGAESGGAKKGVAPGAQLLSGKVLNDSGYGLDSWIIAGMQWAVDSKADVISMSLGDPSQLSCDDPMAAATEALAQSSNSLFVIAAGNAGPGNNTVSSPGCVPSVLTVGAVDRDDKTASFSSRGPAGLNHTLKPEIAAPGVQISAAAAGGRGVYAYQSMSGTSMATPHVAGAAAIVKQRHPDWTAQQIKAALVGSANTAVPGDVRETGGGRLDVKAAIDTTVTSAPALQGGTYNWPQDRSDRTAVEVPYTNTGTKPVTLNLSVEKVTGNDGSAVRSQVARLDKRTVTVPAGATVKVPLALDPAAKLERSQYGDVTGRVVATAKGVHVSTPFSLYVEPETVTLRVKLLDRTGKPAAGPSSLDVIGTDDATGERRFNEGAADQVYRVRPGSYLLSAFVGTPDAGENPGMYDSLTYLGRPQTEIKKDTVIVLDARKAAKLSIATDKPTEARATTLAFSRSWGEEGWQHAGTAMGGRTIRGYYASVDGTAKEGDYEFGSYWRAAAPLLSELKVNGGPVLHPITASTGSENLDGVGSAPLVNAGSGTPEELAAVAAKGAFALVKTAEEGSVYQIAENAKAAGVKALLVHRDAPGRWQAFIGYSGGALPVLAVESAEGQALLAKLAKGAVTLSWKGSAKSPYVYNLAQIEKGQVHGDRTYRVRDRDLGTVESSYQSMGVAADFIDVTGAYRPLGNAVYFGSIDTVAVPGKRTEYYSAGDTAWDHLVSSSFPWGEFMTDQHRTYKAGSQRAENWYDGVIGPVAPRDTAGKEQLAAERQGNLIGFSSAMWGDTGHYAQQGGFGDLGNVSLKRDGESLGDTGYPFGVFEVPAGEATYEMTQYLEKVGQPARTWQRSSGIQTTWTFRSKLDATQYSQALPVIFPRISAPLDGMKTLAAANGQQIGLAVSGHAGYAPGALKSAKLSYSYDEGGSWTEAKVSGRGGQWTATVDHAGAAGKQVMLKVELTDAKGATVTQTVARAYDIR; this is encoded by the coding sequence ATGCGCCCGATATCGCGTACGGCACTGGGAGCGGCCATCGCCGCAGTCCTGGCCGTCACGGCCGTGGGCCCGTCCACGGCACAGCCGAGCGACGGAGCGTCCGGAGCAGGGACCGGCACCGAGAAGAGGGCCCTCACCGGGAGCGAGGCGGCCTCCCGGCAGCCCACCGCACCCGTCACGGTCACCCTCGTCACCGGTGACCGGATCCTGGTGTCCACCGACGCGGCGGGCCGCACCGCCGCCACCGCGATGCCCCGCGAGGACGGCTCTCAGCCGATCGTGCAGACCCGCCAGGCGGGCAAGGACCTCTACGTCTACCCCGAGAGCGCGATCAAGGCGCTCGCCGCGGGCAAGGCCGACGAGGAACTCTTCAACGTCACCGCCCTGATCCGCCAGGGCTACGACGACGTGCACGCCAAGAAGCTCCCGCTGATCGCCGTCTACGAGGCCTCCGCGGGCCTGGCGCGCAGCGCCCCGCCCGTCCCGGCCGGCGCCGAGCAGTCGCTGGTCCTCGGCTCCATCGGCGGCGTCGCGCTCGCAGCCGACAAGGAGAAGGCCGCGGACTTCTGGGCCGACGTCACCGGCGCGAACGTGAACCCGCACGCGCGCTCGGCCGCCGCCCCCCGGCTGAAGAAGCTGTGGCTGGACGGCAAGGTCCAGGCGAACCTGGAGCGTTCCACGAAGCAGGTGAGCGCCACCGCCGCGTGGGCCGCCGGATTCGACGGCACGGGCACCAAGGTCGCCGTCCTCGACACCGGCACCGACCTCGAACACCCCGACCTCAAGGGCCGGGTCGCCGAGGCGAAGAACTTCACCGACTCGGACACCGCCGAGGACCGCCAGGGCCACGGCACCCACACCATCTCCACCGTCGGCGGCTCCGGCGCCGAGAGCGGCGGAGCGAAGAAGGGCGTCGCCCCCGGCGCGCAGCTGCTCAGCGGCAAGGTCCTCAACGACTCCGGCTACGGCCTGGACTCGTGGATCATCGCGGGCATGCAGTGGGCCGTGGACAGCAAGGCCGACGTGATCTCGATGAGCCTGGGAGACCCCTCCCAGCTCTCCTGCGACGACCCGATGGCCGCGGCCACCGAGGCGCTGGCCCAGAGCAGCAACAGCCTCTTCGTCATCGCCGCCGGCAACGCCGGCCCCGGCAACAACACGGTCTCCTCGCCCGGTTGCGTGCCCAGCGTGCTGACGGTGGGCGCCGTCGACCGCGACGACAAGACGGCCTCCTTCTCCAGCCGCGGTCCGGCGGGCCTCAACCACACCCTCAAGCCCGAGATCGCCGCCCCCGGCGTCCAGATCTCCGCCGCCGCCGCGGGCGGCCGCGGGGTGTACGCGTACCAGTCGATGTCGGGCACCTCGATGGCCACCCCGCACGTCGCGGGCGCCGCCGCCATCGTCAAGCAGCGCCACCCCGACTGGACCGCGCAGCAGATCAAGGCAGCGCTGGTCGGCTCCGCCAACACCGCGGTCCCGGGCGACGTACGGGAGACCGGCGGTGGCCGGCTCGACGTCAAGGCCGCCATCGACACCACGGTCACCAGCGCCCCCGCGCTCCAGGGCGGCACGTACAACTGGCCGCAGGACCGCAGCGACCGCACCGCAGTCGAGGTCCCGTACACCAACACGGGGACCAAGCCCGTCACGCTGAACCTCTCCGTCGAGAAGGTCACCGGCAACGACGGCTCCGCCGTCCGCAGCCAGGTCGCCCGTCTGGACAAGCGCACCGTGACCGTCCCGGCCGGCGCCACCGTCAAGGTGCCGCTCGCCCTGGACCCCGCCGCGAAGCTGGAGCGCTCCCAGTACGGGGACGTCACCGGCCGCGTCGTCGCCACGGCCAAGGGCGTGCACGTCTCCACCCCCTTCTCCCTCTACGTGGAGCCGGAGACGGTCACCCTGCGCGTCAAGCTCCTCGACCGCACGGGCAAGCCGGCCGCCGGACCGTCCTCCCTGGACGTGATCGGCACCGACGACGCCACCGGTGAGCGCCGCTTCAACGAGGGCGCCGCCGACCAGGTCTACCGGGTCCGCCCGGGCTCGTACCTCCTCTCCGCCTTCGTCGGCACCCCCGACGCCGGCGAGAACCCGGGGATGTACGACTCGCTCACCTACCTCGGCCGCCCGCAGACCGAGATCAAGAAGGACACGGTGATCGTGCTGGACGCCCGCAAGGCGGCCAAGCTGAGCATCGCCACCGACAAGCCCACCGAGGCGCGCGCCACCACCCTGGCCTTCTCCCGCTCCTGGGGCGAGGAGGGCTGGCAGCACGCCGGCACCGCCATGGGCGGCCGCACGATCCGCGGCTACTACGCCTCGGTCGACGGCACGGCCAAGGAAGGCGACTACGAGTTCGGCAGCTACTGGCGGGCGGCGGCGCCGCTGCTCTCCGAGCTGAAGGTGAACGGCGGCCCGGTGCTGCACCCGATCACCGCCTCCACCGGCAGTGAGAACCTCGACGGAGTCGGCAGCGCCCCGCTGGTCAACGCCGGCTCGGGCACCCCCGAGGAGCTCGCCGCCGTCGCCGCCAAGGGTGCGTTCGCCCTGGTCAAGACGGCGGAGGAGGGTTCGGTCTACCAGATCGCGGAGAACGCGAAGGCGGCCGGAGTCAAGGCCCTCCTCGTCCACCGCGACGCCCCCGGCCGCTGGCAGGCCTTCATCGGCTACTCGGGCGGCGCCCTCCCGGTGCTGGCCGTCGAATCCGCCGAGGGCCAGGCCCTGCTGGCCAAGCTCGCCAAGGGCGCGGTCACGCTGAGCTGGAAGGGCAGCGCGAAGAGCCCGTACGTCTACAACCTGGCCCAGATCGAGAAGGGCCAGGTCCACGGGGACCGCACCTACCGGGTGCGCGACCGTGACCTGGGCACCGTCGAGTCCTCGTACCAGTCCATGGGCGTGGCGGCCGACTTCATCGACGTCACCGGCGCCTACCGGCCGCTCGGCAACGCCGTGTACTTCGGCTCCATCGACACCGTCGCGGTACCGGGCAAGCGCACCGAGTACTACTCCGCAGGGGACACCGCCTGGGACCACCTGGTCTCCAGCAGCTTCCCGTGGGGCGAGTTCATGACCGACCAGCACCGCACCTACAAGGCGGGCTCCCAGCGCGCCGAGAACTGGTACGACGGGGTCATCGGCCCGGTCGCGCCGCGCGACACCGCGGGCAAGGAGCAGCTGGCCGCCGAGCGGCAGGGCAACCTGATCGGCTTCTCCTCCGCCATGTGGGGCGACACCGGGCACTACGCCCAGCAGGGCGGCTTCGGCGACCTCGGCAACGTCTCGCTCAAGCGTGACGGCGAGTCGCTGGGCGACACCGGCTACCCGTTCGGCGTCTTCGAGGTCCCGGCCGGCGAGGCCACGTACGAGATGACCCAGTACCTGGAGAAGGTCGGCCAGCCGGCCCGTACCTGGCAGCGCTCCTCGGGGATCCAGACCACCTGGACCTTCCGCTCGAAGCTGGACGCGACGCAGTACTCGCAGGCGCTGCCGGTCATCTTCCCGCGGATCTCCGCCCCGCTGGACGGCATGAAGACCCTGGCCGCGGCCAACGGCCAGCAGATCGGCCTGGCGGTCAGCGGGCACGCGGGCTACGCGCCGGGCGCGCTCAAGTCGGCCAAGCTGTCGTACTCGTACGACGAGGGCGGCAGCTGGACCGAGGCGAAGGTGAGCGGGCGCGGTGGGCAGTGGACCGCGACCGTGGACCACGCCGGAGCCGCGGGCAAGCAGGTCATGCTCAAGGTCGAGCTGACCGACGCGAAGGGCGCCACCGTCACCCAGACGGTCGCGCGAGCGTACGACATTCGCTAA